Below is a window of Vibrio fortis DNA.
GTGTGCGTGATGTAACACGGGATTTGACGCGGCTGTTGCGCACGGTTACCCATGAATGAGAAAACCGGTGTTGGGTTATCACCGTGCTGAACCTCAAGTTCAGAAAAATCAACACTACGCGCATCGATACGTGGTGGAGTACCTGTTTTTAGGCGATCAACACGGAATGGAAGATCACGAAGACGCTGAGCCAATGCGATCGATGGTGGATCACCTGCGCGGCCACCCGAAGAGCTTTCCATACCAATGTGGATCTTACCGCCTAGGAAGGTTCCAACTGTCAATACCACAGCCTTCGCATGGAATTTCAGTCCCATTTGCGTCACAACACCCACGACTTGATCCTGCTCTACGATCAAATCATCAACCGATTGTTGGAACAGGGTTAAGTTTGGTGTGTTTTCTAAGGCGCTGCGAACGTACGCTTTGTACAGGGCACGGTCAGCTTGAGCACGAGTGGCACGAACCGCTGGTCCCTTAGAAGCATTAAGAGTACGGAATTGAATACCTGCATGATCAATGGCTTGAGCCATCAATCCACCCATTGCATCGACTTCTTTTACTAAGTGTCCCTTACCAATACCACCAATTGCTGGGTTACAAGACATTTGTCCCAAGGTATCGATATTGTGAGTAAGGAGTAACGTACTTTGACCAGTACGCGCAGATGCGAGTGCGGCTTCCGTTCCTGCATGGCCGCCACCGACTACGATGACGTCAAATTTTTCGTGATAAAGCATGAACCGACCTCAGGTATTCAAACGATTTCTAGACAGATAAAAAGGAGCGATATTCTACCTGTTTTCATAGCGTGAGAAAACGTTTTTGGAATTTTTCAGAAGCGCTATTTTTAATTAATATAGATAAGATCTTTAAAGAGATCTTTTATTGGATCTATTATTAGGATCGAGAGGTTCTGTGGATAACTCAAAAATGATCAACAAGATCATGGATCTTTTTTGGATCAAATGGTGTGATCTAATTTTGATCAGGATGAGGATTAGCTGGGATCAAAAAGGCTACTTATACACACCCATAAAAGTGATCTTAAGTTGTTATTTGGATAACTATAGGTTAATCACTGTATTTCTATGATCTTATCCACAAAAGAAATGGCAATAAATGAGTAAATAATGCCATTTCATTGAAAAAAGTTATTCACAGCTGGTGGATTTTGGCACAAAAAAAGCGGCTTTCGCCGCTCTTTGTTGAGAATTAACGCTTAAAATTGGTCACTGTGATCGTGAAACCACTCCTCTGCAGCGTCTTCTGGTACCGGAGTTTCCAATACATCGATGGTAAAACAGTCAGAAATCGCTTGTGCACCGAGCTTTGTTAATAACTCATGCGCAGTGTGGCCTGCCGCGCAGAAGGTGTCGTAACTTGAATCACCAATCGCAATTACAGCGAAGCGAACCTTATCGAGCTGAGGTGTTTGTTCGCCAAGTTGAGCTATGAATGGCTTAATATTGTCTGGGAATTCACCGGCACCATGAGTTGATGTCACGATCAACCAAGTATCTTGCTGCGGGATCGACTGATACTCAGGTTGGTTGTGAAGTGTGATCGCTTGACCTTGTTCTTCGAGTAGATCATTTAAGTGATCGCCAACGTATTCGGCCCCACCGAGTGTACTGCCCGTAATAATGTGGATCATGGATATTTCCTTGTAAAAAGGGCGAGCTATGCTCACCCTTGTTTTTATTTACCAATACAGAAAGAAGAGAAGATGCGACCGAGTAGGTCATCTGAACTGAATTCACCGGTAATCTCGTTAAGATGCTGCTGAGTAATGCGCAGCTCTTCTGCCAAGATTTCACCCGCCATATAACCTTCAAGTTGTTGCTGGCCAATATCCAAGTGCTCTGACGCTCGTTCAAGTGCATCAAGGTGACGTCGGCGTGCCATAAAGCCGCCCTCATGGCCACCAGCAAAGCCCATACACTCTTTTAGATGGTTGCGAAGGGAGTCAATGCCTTGGCCTGTTTTCGCCGATAGACGGATAAGAGTAGGGTCGTTCACATGACAGATCCCCAGCTCTTCGCCAGTTTGGTCTGCTTTATTTCGGATTACCGTCATACCGATTTTTGCGGGTAGGCGATCAACAAAATCAGGCCAGATGTCTTTCGGGTCGGTTGCGTCGGTCGTTGTACCATCCACCATAAATAGCACACGGTCAGCCTGTTCAATCTCTTCCCAAGCGCGCTCAATACCGATTTTTTCGACTTCGTCAGAGGCATCACGCAGACCTGCGGTATCGATGATGTGCAGTGGCATGCCATCAATGTGGATATGTTCACGCAGTACGTCACGTGTGGTACCAGCAATGTCAGTCACGATAGCGGATTCTTTACCAGATAGTGCGTTGAGTAGGCTAGATTTGCCGGCATTAGGACGACCTGCAATCACCACCTTCATACCTTCTCGCATGATCGCGCCTTGGTTAGCTTCTTGGCGAACCGCTTCCAAATTGTCGATGATTGCCTGTAAGTCAGCACTTACTTTGCCGTCGGCTAGGAAGTCGATCTCTTCTTCTGGAAAGTCAATTGCAGCCTCAACGTAGATACGTAAGTGGATCAGTGACTCCACCAGCGTATTGATGCGCTTTGAGAATTCACCCTGCAATGATTGTAGCGCCGACTTCGCGGCTTCTTCTGAACTCGCATCAATGAGGTCAGCAATCGCTTCTGCTTGGGTTAAGTCCATCTTGTCGTTCAAAAATGCACGCTCTGAGAACTCGCCTGGACGTGCAGCACGTACGCCCGAGATGGTAAGGATACGCTTGATCAACATGTCCATAACCACAGGACCACCGTGACCTTGAAGCTCAAGAACATCTTCGCCAGTGAAGGAGTGTGGGTTAGGGAAGTAAAGGGCAAT
It encodes the following:
- the mioC gene encoding FMN-binding protein MioC; the protein is MIHIITGSTLGGAEYVGDHLNDLLEEQGQAITLHNQPEYQSIPQQDTWLIVTSTHGAGEFPDNIKPFIAQLGEQTPQLDKVRFAVIAIGDSSYDTFCAAGHTAHELLTKLGAQAISDCFTIDVLETPVPEDAAEEWFHDHSDQF
- the mnmE gene encoding tRNA uridine-5-carboxymethylaminomethyl(34) synthesis GTPase MnmE, with the translated sequence MTTDTIVAQATAPGRGGVGIIRVSGPQAAQVALEVTGKVLKPRYAEYLPFKSHDGIELDQGIALYFPNPHSFTGEDVLELQGHGGPVVMDMLIKRILTISGVRAARPGEFSERAFLNDKMDLTQAEAIADLIDASSEEAAKSALQSLQGEFSKRINTLVESLIHLRIYVEAAIDFPEEEIDFLADGKVSADLQAIIDNLEAVRQEANQGAIMREGMKVVIAGRPNAGKSSLLNALSGKESAIVTDIAGTTRDVLREHIHIDGMPLHIIDTAGLRDASDEVEKIGIERAWEEIEQADRVLFMVDGTTTDATDPKDIWPDFVDRLPAKIGMTVIRNKADQTGEELGICHVNDPTLIRLSAKTGQGIDSLRNHLKECMGFAGGHEGGFMARRRHLDALERASEHLDIGQQQLEGYMAGEILAEELRITQQHLNEITGEFSSDDLLGRIFSSFCIGK